A genomic window from Chlorobium phaeobacteroides DSM 266 includes:
- a CDS encoding addiction module protein gives MNTKQLIDKAVSLPVEERALVVDSLLRSLNQPESEIDKKWSQEAKRRLAELRSGQVQAIPGDEVFAEVWKKFES, from the coding sequence ATGAATACGAAGCAGCTTATTGATAAAGCAGTTTCTCTGCCAGTTGAAGAACGTGCATTAGTGGTGGATTCGCTGCTGCGAAGTCTGAACCAGCCAGAATCAGAAATAGACAAAAAGTGGTCTCAAGAGGCGAAACGTCGTCTTGCAGAACTGCGATCAGGTCAAGTACAAGCAATTCCTGGTGATGAGGTCTTTGCCGAGGTGTGGAAAAAGTTTGAATCATGA
- a CDS encoding type II toxin-antitoxin system RelE/ParE family toxin, producing MIFSFHPEAKEEFDKAIEYYENIAPGLGYDFALEVHSAIKRSIEHPNAWAVLYEDVRRSLVRRFPYGVLYSKEPAEIFILAVMNLHRNPGYWKKRK from the coding sequence ATGATCTTTTCTTTTCACCCTGAAGCAAAGGAAGAGTTCGATAAAGCTATCGAATATTATGAAAACATAGCGCCCGGATTGGGTTATGATTTCGCTCTGGAAGTACATTCCGCAATCAAACGATCAATCGAGCATCCAAATGCCTGGGCTGTGCTCTATGAAGACGTACGAAGATCTTTGGTAAGACGATTCCCCTATGGAGTGCTCTACTCTAAAGAACCTGCCGAAATATTCATTCTTGCGGTAATGAATCTCCATAGAAACCCGGGATATTGGAAGAAGAGAAAATAG
- a CDS encoding ISL3 family transposase: MNDLTLFQMALGLESPWYVSSSSFDVDQKRLDIRIDFKPGSTFCCPQCGREGVKAYDTSEATWRHLNFFQHEAYLTVRVPRISCPECGILKLQSFPWSRRESGFTLLFEAMIMIMAKSMPVKAIAAIVGEHDTRIWRIINHYVEKAREQEDHSAVTMVGVDETSSKRGHNYVSLFVDLAVSKVLFATEGKDAATVKRFSEDLAAHKGDPALITEFCSDMSPAFIKGVADNFTNAQLTFDKFHIMQVINNAVDEVRRQEQKERPELQRSRYIWLKNQNNLKASQRKRLDELSLPRLNLKTTRAYRMRLTFQEFFEQPQVLVEAFLKKWYFWATHSQLQPMKEAAYTIKRHWSGILRWFTSRINNGVLEGINSLIQAAKARARGYRTTKNLINMIYLISGKLNFGLPT; encoded by the coding sequence ATGAACGACCTTACCCTTTTTCAGATGGCCTTGGGACTTGAGTCCCCATGGTATGTATCGTCCTCATCATTTGATGTCGACCAAAAGCGCTTGGACATACGAATAGATTTTAAACCGGGCAGCACCTTCTGTTGTCCTCAATGCGGCCGAGAAGGCGTGAAGGCCTATGATACCTCCGAGGCAACATGGCGCCATCTCAACTTCTTTCAGCATGAGGCCTACCTGACAGTTCGAGTGCCTCGTATATCCTGCCCTGAGTGCGGCATTCTCAAGCTGCAATCATTTCCCTGGTCTCGCCGTGAGAGCGGCTTTACTCTGCTGTTTGAGGCGATGATCATGATCATGGCGAAGTCAATGCCGGTCAAGGCAATAGCCGCCATTGTCGGCGAGCATGACACCCGTATCTGGCGGATCATCAACCACTATGTCGAAAAAGCCCGAGAGCAGGAGGATCACTCGGCAGTCACCATGGTAGGTGTTGATGAAACCTCCAGCAAGCGCGGTCATAACTATGTGTCGCTGTTCGTTGACCTTGCCGTATCGAAAGTGTTGTTTGCCACTGAAGGGAAAGATGCAGCAACGGTCAAGCGATTCAGTGAAGATCTTGCCGCCCATAAGGGTGATCCGGCATTGATCACCGAATTCTGCAGCGACATGTCACCGGCATTCATCAAAGGGGTCGCCGATAACTTTACCAATGCCCAACTGACCTTTGACAAGTTCCATATCATGCAGGTCATTAATAATGCTGTCGATGAAGTGCGGCGTCAGGAGCAAAAAGAGCGCCCTGAATTGCAGAGAAGCCGGTACATCTGGCTGAAAAACCAGAACAACCTGAAGGCTTCACAACGCAAACGCCTTGATGAGTTATCCTTGCCCCGACTGAATCTGAAAACAACTCGAGCATACCGCATGCGACTAACTTTTCAGGAGTTTTTCGAGCAACCTCAGGTATTGGTGGAAGCATTTCTGAAGAAGTGGTATTTCTGGGCAACCCACAGCCAGCTGCAGCCAATGAAAGAGGCGGCTTACACCATCAAACGACACTGGTCTGGCATTCTGCGATGGTTCACTTCTCGTATCAATAATGGGGTACTTGAGGGAATCAATAGCCTCATCCAGGCGGCCAAAGCACGGGCACGGGGTTACCGTACTACCAAAAATCTCATCAATATGATCTACCTGATCAGCGGGAAGCTTAATTTTGGCTTACCCACTTGA